Proteins co-encoded in one Alcanivorax sp. genomic window:
- a CDS encoding TetR/AcrR family transcriptional regulator, producing MADLPLHLSSLKKQPAQPRARRTVERIIDATGELILNQGMEALTTNRVAEQANVNIATLYQYFPHKQALLSALVQTHMHDLTRTLNTLLEGLGDVSVAESTRLWATLGIQYFRQNDNLLSMLIQSQHALTALPEGKEFERRLLEAMHRFLSRQRDRLRVENLDRAIYVALHACTAILSRHLLEPVPYYRDEEIVDEVVTLMTRYFC from the coding sequence ATGGCTGACCTACCCCTGCACCTGAGCTCGCTCAAGAAACAGCCCGCCCAGCCCCGTGCCCGGCGCACCGTGGAGCGCATCATCGACGCAACCGGCGAGCTGATCCTCAACCAGGGAATGGAGGCCCTCACCACCAACCGGGTGGCCGAGCAGGCCAACGTGAATATCGCCACCCTGTACCAGTACTTTCCTCACAAACAGGCCTTGCTCAGTGCGCTGGTGCAGACCCACATGCATGATCTGACCCGCACGCTCAATACCCTGCTAGAGGGACTGGGTGACGTCTCGGTGGCAGAATCCACCCGGCTGTGGGCCACCCTGGGCATTCAGTATTTCCGTCAGAATGACAACCTGCTGAGCATGTTGATTCAAAGCCAGCACGCTCTCACTGCCCTGCCGGAAGGCAAGGAATTCGAGCGTCGCCTGCTGGAGGCCATGCACCGCTTCCTGTCACGGCAGCGCGACCGCCTGCGGGTTGAGAATCTGGATCGGGCCATCTATGTGGCCCTGCATGCCTGCACCGCCATACTGTCACGGCATCTGCTGGAACCGGTGCCCTATTACCGGGATGAAGAAATTGTCGATGAAGTCGTCACACTGATGACGCGTTATTTCTGTTGA
- a CDS encoding oxygenase MpaB family protein encodes MNAPAAIIAPSANPAWQAKYSDSVMDRMRYTCDPLADSVAAQLKRARPAQMLDEVYARAKSEGGVFSDYVDHCHTIPSWVDWQQVEHAARVNLGFANVRSIALLVSSLVEGYSLSKATHVLVATGRLHQDVLRRVYETSQMTHNMNVPGGLRPGAQGHRTVMEVRLLHAMVRKYLREQGWDTTKYDEPINQEDMAFTIIEFDYLAQRGMERMGASLSDDDKAASHHLWRFMARQNGLCDEMLTDSLDEEIYQYQRIRERQYDPNHEGRMLAQAVITALARQPPFNLSEELLFELSRICLGDDLADVYELPRSAFWWRAVMAYKAMNKVSTYSHYHMPGVARLSEAMNVRMLRKALHKNLPADPQKRAFRHIS; translated from the coding sequence ATGAATGCACCTGCAGCCATTATCGCGCCTTCCGCCAACCCCGCCTGGCAAGCCAAATACTCCGATAGCGTCATGGATCGCATGCGCTACACCTGTGATCCGCTAGCTGATTCGGTGGCGGCGCAACTCAAGCGGGCCCGGCCGGCACAGATGCTGGACGAGGTCTATGCGAGGGCAAAAAGCGAGGGTGGGGTGTTCTCGGATTATGTGGATCATTGTCACACCATCCCCTCCTGGGTGGACTGGCAGCAGGTAGAACATGCGGCGCGGGTGAATCTGGGGTTTGCCAATGTGCGTTCCATTGCCCTGTTGGTGAGCAGCCTGGTGGAGGGCTATTCCCTGAGCAAGGCGACCCATGTGTTGGTGGCCACCGGTCGCCTGCACCAGGACGTGTTGCGCCGGGTGTATGAAACCTCACAGATGACCCACAACATGAATGTCCCCGGCGGGCTGCGCCCCGGCGCGCAGGGGCACCGTACGGTAATGGAGGTACGGTTGCTGCACGCCATGGTGCGCAAGTACCTGCGAGAGCAGGGGTGGGATACGACGAAGTATGATGAGCCCATCAATCAGGAAGACATGGCCTTCACGATCATCGAGTTCGATTATTTGGCCCAGCGCGGTATGGAGCGGATGGGTGCGTCGCTGAGTGACGATGACAAGGCGGCCAGCCATCACCTGTGGCGTTTCATGGCGAGACAGAACGGCCTCTGTGACGAGATGCTTACTGATTCCCTGGACGAGGAAATCTACCAGTACCAGCGCATCCGTGAGCGCCAGTATGACCCCAACCATGAGGGGCGGATGCTGGCCCAGGCGGTGATCACTGCGCTGGCGCGTCAGCCGCCGTTCAACCTGTCAGAAGAGTTGCTGTTTGAACTGAGCCGTATCTGCCTGGGTGATGATCTGGCCGATGTCTATGAATTGCCACGCAGCGCCTTCTGGTGGCGGGCGGTGATGGCCTACAAAGCCATGAACAAAGTCTCCACCTACTCCCATTATCATATGCCAGGGGTGGCAAGACTCAGTGAAGCCATGAATGTGCGCATGCTTCGCAAGGCCTTGCATAAAAACCTGCCGGCGGACCCTCAGAAGCGGGCATTTCGCCATATTTCGTGA